The following are from one region of the Nicotiana tomentosiformis chromosome 7, ASM39032v3, whole genome shotgun sequence genome:
- the LOC104114086 gene encoding E3 ubiquitin-protein ligase UPL4 isoform X2 — MGNRGQKRTETVDELPADKRACSSTEFRPSTSNSVVHTTMSSIHESNNGDVDTSSSSSGSSEGGKDSAYGSCESDNSFRDYYRRQSLDNQGKFKGILSSLSKELSDESALLAALTELCELLSFSPDSSISNLMADSFSPILVRLARHESNPDIMLLAIRAMTYLCEGHPRSSAYLVRHDAVPALCQRLMAIEYLDVAEQCLQALEKISHDQPIVCLQSGAIMAILSYIDFFSTSVQRKALSTVVNICKKLPSECPSPLMDAVPILCNLLLYEDRQLVESVATCLIRIVEQVCRSSDMLDELCKHGLVQQATHLIQLNGRTTVCQSVYVGLIGLLVKLAAGSIVAVRTLFELNISRISKDILSTCDFSHGGPSTLTVDGHYNQVDEVLKLLNELLPPISREQNIQLAADKEHFLINHPDLLQKFGFDLFPVLIQVVSSGVNLYACYSCLSVINKLVYFSKSDMLEFLQNTNISSFLAGVFTRNDPHVLILALQIVDKLLEKLSHVFLNSFVKEGVLFAVDALLSPEKCSQFLFSDETCQGSVPCAAVKCLCFASESPTGPEAKTCKIEKETLQNLARHIRTNYFATDSMNPDLGITNVLQKLKTLSSALTDLVHKASSSIAPLQEKEDLYPVLHQIMSELNGNDAISTFEFIESGVVKSLVNYLSNGRYLGQKVDGDGSVDQLYIVEKRFELFGRLLLYNSVPPLEDSTFLALIKRLHSALSSVENFPVILSHASKLRNSYATVPYGRCTSYPCLKVQFVKGDGESSLGDYTECVVNVDPFSPLETIEGYLWPKVSRRKSEKLKPPTLATEDESSSRSSQDVSTSQGKSPGPMELDTTSTNAHETQEVKSNLQLSVEAESMDIEKTKSDSMDISNINASLEKGKLCSSEDDSSTSLGCTGCSDDEDVAPKLIFYLEGQQLNQKLTLYQTVLHQQIKAGNDIITNSSMWSQVHRVTYRRCVRHKPGCAQSCKHVVDSTPSGKPIMWWQYTPFFSSMFSCEMVDLEKSSPTYEILFLLKSLEGMNRFSFHLMSHIKIYAFAEGKTTDFSDIKVTNSDLPQNEFANSKLTEKLELQMRNPFSVSIGGMPPWCGQLVNSCPFLFGFEARCKYFRLAAFGQPPIHPEPSSHNTAGGMSGRHQNNGGLRRKKILVHRNRILDSATQMMDLHADQKVVIEVEYSDEVGTGLGPTLEFFTLVGHEFQKIGLGMWRGDSMASGTMSVEQESGMLFSSFGLFPRPWSPLSRSLSGLEFSEVLKKFGLLGQIVAKALQDGRVLDLPLSKAFYKLVLGRELTVYDIQSFEPELGRALLEFQALVERKRHLESLSEGKPSLDLELNFGNTKIDDLYLDYTLPGYPDYVFNSASDAKMVDMSNLEEYVSLIVDASLNSGISRQIGAFKSGFDQVFPIKHLQVFTEDELERLLCGECGFWNSNELLDHIKFDHGYTASSPPVVNLLEIMREFDSKQQRAFLQFVTGAPRLPPGGLASLSPKLTIVRKTCSGWVDADLPSVMTCANYLKLPPYSSKGKMKEKLLYAITEGQGSFYLS; from the exons ATGGGAAACCGGGGGCAGAAAAGAACTGAAACTGTTGATGAACTGCCTGCCGATAAGCGAGCCTGTAGCTCCACGGAATTCAGGCCAAGTACTTCTAATTCAGTGGTTCATACTACAATGAGTTCTATACACGAAAGCAACAATGGCGATGTGGACACATCATCATCAAGTTCAGGGTCAAGTGAAGGTGGAAAGGACTCTGCTTACGGATCTTGTGAATCTGATAATAGCTTCAGGGACTATTACAGGCGGCAATCGCTGGACAATCAGGGCAAATTCAAAGGAATTTTGTCAAGTTTGAGCAAGGAATTATCTGACGAATCAGCACTGTTGGCTGCTCTTACTGAGCTATGTGAATTGTTATCTTTTTCCCCTGATAGTTCGATTTCAAACTTAATGGCAGAttcattttctcccattcttgTAAGATTGGCTAGACATGAGAGCAATCCTGATATAATGCTATTAGCTATCAGGGCAATGACTTATTTGTGTGAAGGTCATCCTCGTTCTTCGGCCTACCTAGTTAGACATGATGCAGTTCCTGCCCTTTGTCAAAGGTTAATGGCCATTGAGTACTTGGATGTGGCTGAACAG TGTTTGCAAGCACTGGAGAAAATTTCACATGACCAGCCGATTGTTTGTTTGCAATCTGGGGCTATCATGGCCATTCTAAGTTATATTGATTTCTTTTCGACAAGTGTGCAG AGAAAGGCACTCTCAACTGTAGTAAATATTTGTAAAAAGCTTCCCTCTGAATGTCCGTCACCTTTGATGGATGCAGTTCCCATTTTGTGTAATCTTCTTCTATACGAGGATAGACAG CTTGTTGAGAGTGTAGCCACTTGCTTAATTAGAATAGTGGAGCAAGTATGTCGCTCTTCCGATATGCTGGATGAACTATGTAAACACGGTCTGGTTCAGCAAGCCACACATCTCATACAGTTGAATGGTCGAACAACAGTTTGCCAATCAGTTTACGTT GGTTTAATTGGGTTACTTGTCAAACTGGCTGCTGGATCTATTGTGGCCGTCAGGACTCTCTTTGAACTTAACATCAGCCGCATATCAAAGGACATTTTATCCACTTGTGACTTCTCACATGGGGGGCCTTCTACTCTGACGGTTGATGGGCACTATAATCAG GTAGACGAAGTTCTCAAGTTGTTAAACGAACTTCTTCCTCCCATATCCAGAGAGCAGAATATCCAACTAGCTGCAGACAAAGAACACTTCCTCATCAATCACCCTGATCTTCTGCAGAAATTTGGCTTTGATTTATTTCCTGTGTTAATCCAG GTGGTCAGTTCTGGTGTAAATTTATATGCTTGTTACAGCTGTCTATCTGTTATCAATAAGTTAGTTTATTTCAGCAAATCTGACATGCTTGAATTTcttcaaaatactaatatttcaaG CTTCTTAGCTGGAGTTTTTACTCGCAACGATCCTCATGTTCTGATACTAGCCCTTCAGATTGTTGATAAGCTTCTAGAGAAGCTCTCTCATGTTTTCTTGAACTCATTTGTAAAGGAAGGTGTTCTCTTTGCTGTTGATGCACTTCTTTCTCCGGAAAAATGTTCGCAGTTTCTATTTTCAGATGAAACCTGCCAAGGATCAGTACCATGTGCTGCAGTAAAATGTCTCTGTTTTGCTTCTGAGTCTCCAACAGGACCCGAAGCAAAGACCTGCAAGATAGAGAAAGAGACTCTTCAAAATCTTGCTAGGCATATCAGGACCAATTACTTTGCAACAGACTCAATGAATCCTGATTTAGGAATAACCAATGTTCTACAGAAGCTGAAGACTCTCTCTTCTGCATTAACTGATCTGGTCCACAAAGCTAGTAGCAGCATTGCTCCTCTTCAAGAGAAAGAAGACTTGTACCCTGTTTTGCATCAAATTATGTCAGAGTTAAATGGAAATGATGCCATTTCCACGTTTGAGTTCATTGAAAGTGGAGTTGTAAAGTCTCTAGTGAATTACCTTTCCAATGGCCGATACTTGGGACAAAAGGTAGATGGTGATGGTTCAGTAGATCAGCTGTACATTGTAGAAAAGAGATTTGAGCTGTTTGGTAGATTACTTTTGTATAACTCAGTCCCTCCTCTGGAGGACTCCACCTTTCTTGCACTGATAAAGAGATTGCATAGTGCACTTTCCTCAGTGGAAAACTTCCCAGTCATCTTGAGTCATGCATCTAAGCTACGAAACTCGTATGCTACTGTCCCATATGGGCGTTGTACTTCATATCCTTGTCTGAAGGTCCAGTTTGTGAAGGGAGACGGGGAGTCTTCACTTGGAGATTATACAGAGTGTGTTGTGAATGTAGATCCTTTTTCGCCTTTGGAAACAATTGAGGGATACTTGTGGCCAAAAGTGAGTAGAAGGAAAAGTGAGAAGTTGAAACCTCCCACTCTGGCTACGGAGGATGAGTCATCGTCTCGTTCATCACAAGATGTAAGCACGTCTCAAGGCAAAAGTCCAGGACCCATGGAATTGGACACCACATCCACCAATGCCCATGAAACGCAG GAGGTGAAGAGTAACTTACAACTATCTGTTGAAGCGGAAAGTATGGACATAGAAAAAACAAAGAGCGATTCAATGGATATTTCAAATATTAATGCA TCTTTGGAGAAAGGAAAACTTTGTTCGTCTGAAGATGATAGTAGCACAAGTTTAGGGTGTACTGGATGTTCTGATGATGAAGATGTTGCACCTAAATTGATATTCTACTTGGAGGGACAGCAGTTGAACCAGAAGTTAACCCTATATCAAACTGTACTCCACCAGCAGATTAAAGCAGGGAATGACATCATTACTAATTCAAGCATGTGGAGTCAAGTACACAGGGTGACCTACAGAAGATGTGTGAGACATAAACCAGGATGTGCTCAGAGTTGCAAACACGTTGTAGATTCTACTCCATCTGGGAAACCTATAATGTGGTGGCAGTACACCCCATTTTTCTCTAGCATGTTTAGCTGCGAAATGGTTGATCTTGAGAAATCAAGTCCAACTTATGAAATCTTATTTCTTCTGAAAAGCTTGGAAGGCATGAACAGGTTCAGTTTTCATCTCATGTCTCATATAAAAATATATGCTTTTGCAGAAGGGAAGACCACCGATTTTAGTGATATAAAGGTCACAAATTCTGATCTCCCTCAGAATGAATTTGCGAACTCTAAATTGACAGAGAAACTAGAACTGCAAATGAGGAATCCTTTTTCTGTTTCCATAGGTGGCATGCCACCTTGGTGTGGACAGTTGGTTAATTCATGCCCCTTTTTGTTTGGTTTCGAGGCAAGATGCAAGTATTTCCGCCTGGCTGCATTTGGTCAACCGCCAATCCATCCTGAACCGTCATCTCATAATACGGCAGGGGGTATGAGCGGTAGGCATCAAAACAATGGTGGCCTCCGCCGGAAAAAAATCTTAGTTCATCGAAATAGAATTTTGGATTCTGCAACACAGATGATGGACCTCCATGCCGATCAGAAGGTTGTCATTGAGGTGGAATATAGTGATGAGGTTGGTACTGGTCTTGGCCCAACCTTGGAATTTTTTACCTTGGTCGGTCATGAGTTCCAGAAGATTGGGCTAGGGATGTGGAGAGGTGATAGCATGGCTAGTGGAACCATGAGTGTAGAGCAGGAATCTGGAATGCTCTTTTCTTCTTTTGGTCTCTTCCCTCGCCCATGGTCACCTTTATCCCGTTCGTTAAGTGGCCTAGAGTTCTCTGAAGTGCTGAAAAAGTTTGGGCTTCTGGGCCAGATAGTTGCAAAGGCTCTCCAAGATGGCAGGGTTTTGGATCTTCCTTTATCCAAAGCATTTTACAAACTTGTTCTTGGGAGG GAACTCACGGTATATGACATCCAGTCATTTGAACCCGAACTTGGTAGGGCTCTCCTAGAATTTCAGGCTCTTGTTGAAAGAAAAAGACATCTGGAATCACTATCTGAGGGAAAACCATCGTTAGACCTTGAACTTAATTTCGGGAATACGAAAATTGATGATCTTTACCTTGACTATACTCTTCCTGGCTATCcagattatgtctttaattctGCATCCGATGCAAAAATG GTTGACATGTCTAACTTAGAGGAATATGTTTCACTCATTGTGGATGCTTCTTTAAATTCTGGGATATCAAGGCAAATTGGAGCATTCAAGTCGGGCTTTGATCAG GTTTTCCCCATCAAACATCTTCAAGTATTCACAGAGGATGAATTAGAGCGACTGTTGTGTGGAGAGTGTGGATTTTGGAAC TCCAATGAGCTTCTGGATCACATCAAGTTTGATCATGGGTACACTGCTAGCAGTCCTCCAGTTGTAAAT TTACTCGAAATTATGAGGGAGTTTGACAGCAAACAACAGAGAGCATTCCTGCAGTTTGTGACTGGTGCACCTAGACTGCCTCCAGGGGGTCTGGCATCTCTAAGCCCAAAGTTAACAATTGTTCGGAAG ACTTGCAGCGGTTGGGTTGACGCTGACCTGCCTAGTGTGATGACATGTGCCAATTATCTGAAGCTACCACCTTACTCTTCAAAA gggaaaatgaaggaaaaactGTTATATGCCATAACTGAAGGACAGGGCTCATTCTACCTTTCATAG
- the LOC104114086 gene encoding E3 ubiquitin-protein ligase UPL4 isoform X1, which yields MGNRGQKRTETVDELPADKRACSSTEFRPSTSNSVVHTTMSSIHESNNGDVDTSSSSSGSSEGGKDSAYGSCESDNSFRDYYRRQSLDNQGKFKGILSSLSKELSDESALLAALTELCELLSFSPDSSISNLMADSFSPILVRLARHESNPDIMLLAIRAMTYLCEGHPRSSAYLVRHDAVPALCQRLMAIEYLDVAEQCLQALEKISHDQPIVCLQSGAIMAILSYIDFFSTSVQRKALSTVVNICKKLPSECPSPLMDAVPILCNLLLYEDRQLVESVATCLIRIVEQVCRSSDMLDELCKHGLVQQATHLIQLNGRTTVCQSVYVGLIGLLVKLAAGSIVAVRTLFELNISRISKDILSTCDFSHGGPSTLTVDGHYNQVDEVLKLLNELLPPISREQNIQLAADKEHFLINHPDLLQKFGFDLFPVLIQVVSSGVNLYACYSCLSVINKLVYFSKSDMLEFLQNTNISSFLAGVFTRNDPHVLILALQIVDKLLEKLSHVFLNSFVKEGVLFAVDALLSPEKCSQFLFSDETCQGSVPCAAVKCLCFASESPTGPEAKTCKIEKETLQNLARHIRTNYFATDSMNPDLGITNVLQKLKTLSSALTDLVHKASSSIAPLQEKEDLYPVLHQIMSELNGNDAISTFEFIESGVVKSLVNYLSNGRYLGQKVDGDGSVDQLYIVEKRFELFGRLLLYNSVPPLEDSTFLALIKRLHSALSSVENFPVILSHASKLRNSYATVPYGRCTSYPCLKVQFVKGDGESSLGDYTECVVNVDPFSPLETIEGYLWPKVSRRKSEKLKPPTLATEDESSSRSSQDVSTSQGKSPGPMELDTTSTNAHETQEVKSNLQLSVEAESMDIEKTKSDSMDISNINAESLEKGKLCSSEDDSSTSLGCTGCSDDEDVAPKLIFYLEGQQLNQKLTLYQTVLHQQIKAGNDIITNSSMWSQVHRVTYRRCVRHKPGCAQSCKHVVDSTPSGKPIMWWQYTPFFSSMFSCEMVDLEKSSPTYEILFLLKSLEGMNRFSFHLMSHIKIYAFAEGKTTDFSDIKVTNSDLPQNEFANSKLTEKLELQMRNPFSVSIGGMPPWCGQLVNSCPFLFGFEARCKYFRLAAFGQPPIHPEPSSHNTAGGMSGRHQNNGGLRRKKILVHRNRILDSATQMMDLHADQKVVIEVEYSDEVGTGLGPTLEFFTLVGHEFQKIGLGMWRGDSMASGTMSVEQESGMLFSSFGLFPRPWSPLSRSLSGLEFSEVLKKFGLLGQIVAKALQDGRVLDLPLSKAFYKLVLGRELTVYDIQSFEPELGRALLEFQALVERKRHLESLSEGKPSLDLELNFGNTKIDDLYLDYTLPGYPDYVFNSASDAKMVDMSNLEEYVSLIVDASLNSGISRQIGAFKSGFDQVFPIKHLQVFTEDELERLLCGECGFWNSNELLDHIKFDHGYTASSPPVVNLLEIMREFDSKQQRAFLQFVTGAPRLPPGGLASLSPKLTIVRKTCSGWVDADLPSVMTCANYLKLPPYSSKGKMKEKLLYAITEGQGSFYLS from the exons ATGGGAAACCGGGGGCAGAAAAGAACTGAAACTGTTGATGAACTGCCTGCCGATAAGCGAGCCTGTAGCTCCACGGAATTCAGGCCAAGTACTTCTAATTCAGTGGTTCATACTACAATGAGTTCTATACACGAAAGCAACAATGGCGATGTGGACACATCATCATCAAGTTCAGGGTCAAGTGAAGGTGGAAAGGACTCTGCTTACGGATCTTGTGAATCTGATAATAGCTTCAGGGACTATTACAGGCGGCAATCGCTGGACAATCAGGGCAAATTCAAAGGAATTTTGTCAAGTTTGAGCAAGGAATTATCTGACGAATCAGCACTGTTGGCTGCTCTTACTGAGCTATGTGAATTGTTATCTTTTTCCCCTGATAGTTCGATTTCAAACTTAATGGCAGAttcattttctcccattcttgTAAGATTGGCTAGACATGAGAGCAATCCTGATATAATGCTATTAGCTATCAGGGCAATGACTTATTTGTGTGAAGGTCATCCTCGTTCTTCGGCCTACCTAGTTAGACATGATGCAGTTCCTGCCCTTTGTCAAAGGTTAATGGCCATTGAGTACTTGGATGTGGCTGAACAG TGTTTGCAAGCACTGGAGAAAATTTCACATGACCAGCCGATTGTTTGTTTGCAATCTGGGGCTATCATGGCCATTCTAAGTTATATTGATTTCTTTTCGACAAGTGTGCAG AGAAAGGCACTCTCAACTGTAGTAAATATTTGTAAAAAGCTTCCCTCTGAATGTCCGTCACCTTTGATGGATGCAGTTCCCATTTTGTGTAATCTTCTTCTATACGAGGATAGACAG CTTGTTGAGAGTGTAGCCACTTGCTTAATTAGAATAGTGGAGCAAGTATGTCGCTCTTCCGATATGCTGGATGAACTATGTAAACACGGTCTGGTTCAGCAAGCCACACATCTCATACAGTTGAATGGTCGAACAACAGTTTGCCAATCAGTTTACGTT GGTTTAATTGGGTTACTTGTCAAACTGGCTGCTGGATCTATTGTGGCCGTCAGGACTCTCTTTGAACTTAACATCAGCCGCATATCAAAGGACATTTTATCCACTTGTGACTTCTCACATGGGGGGCCTTCTACTCTGACGGTTGATGGGCACTATAATCAG GTAGACGAAGTTCTCAAGTTGTTAAACGAACTTCTTCCTCCCATATCCAGAGAGCAGAATATCCAACTAGCTGCAGACAAAGAACACTTCCTCATCAATCACCCTGATCTTCTGCAGAAATTTGGCTTTGATTTATTTCCTGTGTTAATCCAG GTGGTCAGTTCTGGTGTAAATTTATATGCTTGTTACAGCTGTCTATCTGTTATCAATAAGTTAGTTTATTTCAGCAAATCTGACATGCTTGAATTTcttcaaaatactaatatttcaaG CTTCTTAGCTGGAGTTTTTACTCGCAACGATCCTCATGTTCTGATACTAGCCCTTCAGATTGTTGATAAGCTTCTAGAGAAGCTCTCTCATGTTTTCTTGAACTCATTTGTAAAGGAAGGTGTTCTCTTTGCTGTTGATGCACTTCTTTCTCCGGAAAAATGTTCGCAGTTTCTATTTTCAGATGAAACCTGCCAAGGATCAGTACCATGTGCTGCAGTAAAATGTCTCTGTTTTGCTTCTGAGTCTCCAACAGGACCCGAAGCAAAGACCTGCAAGATAGAGAAAGAGACTCTTCAAAATCTTGCTAGGCATATCAGGACCAATTACTTTGCAACAGACTCAATGAATCCTGATTTAGGAATAACCAATGTTCTACAGAAGCTGAAGACTCTCTCTTCTGCATTAACTGATCTGGTCCACAAAGCTAGTAGCAGCATTGCTCCTCTTCAAGAGAAAGAAGACTTGTACCCTGTTTTGCATCAAATTATGTCAGAGTTAAATGGAAATGATGCCATTTCCACGTTTGAGTTCATTGAAAGTGGAGTTGTAAAGTCTCTAGTGAATTACCTTTCCAATGGCCGATACTTGGGACAAAAGGTAGATGGTGATGGTTCAGTAGATCAGCTGTACATTGTAGAAAAGAGATTTGAGCTGTTTGGTAGATTACTTTTGTATAACTCAGTCCCTCCTCTGGAGGACTCCACCTTTCTTGCACTGATAAAGAGATTGCATAGTGCACTTTCCTCAGTGGAAAACTTCCCAGTCATCTTGAGTCATGCATCTAAGCTACGAAACTCGTATGCTACTGTCCCATATGGGCGTTGTACTTCATATCCTTGTCTGAAGGTCCAGTTTGTGAAGGGAGACGGGGAGTCTTCACTTGGAGATTATACAGAGTGTGTTGTGAATGTAGATCCTTTTTCGCCTTTGGAAACAATTGAGGGATACTTGTGGCCAAAAGTGAGTAGAAGGAAAAGTGAGAAGTTGAAACCTCCCACTCTGGCTACGGAGGATGAGTCATCGTCTCGTTCATCACAAGATGTAAGCACGTCTCAAGGCAAAAGTCCAGGACCCATGGAATTGGACACCACATCCACCAATGCCCATGAAACGCAG GAGGTGAAGAGTAACTTACAACTATCTGTTGAAGCGGAAAGTATGGACATAGAAAAAACAAAGAGCGATTCAATGGATATTTCAAATATTAATGCA GAGTCTTTGGAGAAAGGAAAACTTTGTTCGTCTGAAGATGATAGTAGCACAAGTTTAGGGTGTACTGGATGTTCTGATGATGAAGATGTTGCACCTAAATTGATATTCTACTTGGAGGGACAGCAGTTGAACCAGAAGTTAACCCTATATCAAACTGTACTCCACCAGCAGATTAAAGCAGGGAATGACATCATTACTAATTCAAGCATGTGGAGTCAAGTACACAGGGTGACCTACAGAAGATGTGTGAGACATAAACCAGGATGTGCTCAGAGTTGCAAACACGTTGTAGATTCTACTCCATCTGGGAAACCTATAATGTGGTGGCAGTACACCCCATTTTTCTCTAGCATGTTTAGCTGCGAAATGGTTGATCTTGAGAAATCAAGTCCAACTTATGAAATCTTATTTCTTCTGAAAAGCTTGGAAGGCATGAACAGGTTCAGTTTTCATCTCATGTCTCATATAAAAATATATGCTTTTGCAGAAGGGAAGACCACCGATTTTAGTGATATAAAGGTCACAAATTCTGATCTCCCTCAGAATGAATTTGCGAACTCTAAATTGACAGAGAAACTAGAACTGCAAATGAGGAATCCTTTTTCTGTTTCCATAGGTGGCATGCCACCTTGGTGTGGACAGTTGGTTAATTCATGCCCCTTTTTGTTTGGTTTCGAGGCAAGATGCAAGTATTTCCGCCTGGCTGCATTTGGTCAACCGCCAATCCATCCTGAACCGTCATCTCATAATACGGCAGGGGGTATGAGCGGTAGGCATCAAAACAATGGTGGCCTCCGCCGGAAAAAAATCTTAGTTCATCGAAATAGAATTTTGGATTCTGCAACACAGATGATGGACCTCCATGCCGATCAGAAGGTTGTCATTGAGGTGGAATATAGTGATGAGGTTGGTACTGGTCTTGGCCCAACCTTGGAATTTTTTACCTTGGTCGGTCATGAGTTCCAGAAGATTGGGCTAGGGATGTGGAGAGGTGATAGCATGGCTAGTGGAACCATGAGTGTAGAGCAGGAATCTGGAATGCTCTTTTCTTCTTTTGGTCTCTTCCCTCGCCCATGGTCACCTTTATCCCGTTCGTTAAGTGGCCTAGAGTTCTCTGAAGTGCTGAAAAAGTTTGGGCTTCTGGGCCAGATAGTTGCAAAGGCTCTCCAAGATGGCAGGGTTTTGGATCTTCCTTTATCCAAAGCATTTTACAAACTTGTTCTTGGGAGG GAACTCACGGTATATGACATCCAGTCATTTGAACCCGAACTTGGTAGGGCTCTCCTAGAATTTCAGGCTCTTGTTGAAAGAAAAAGACATCTGGAATCACTATCTGAGGGAAAACCATCGTTAGACCTTGAACTTAATTTCGGGAATACGAAAATTGATGATCTTTACCTTGACTATACTCTTCCTGGCTATCcagattatgtctttaattctGCATCCGATGCAAAAATG GTTGACATGTCTAACTTAGAGGAATATGTTTCACTCATTGTGGATGCTTCTTTAAATTCTGGGATATCAAGGCAAATTGGAGCATTCAAGTCGGGCTTTGATCAG GTTTTCCCCATCAAACATCTTCAAGTATTCACAGAGGATGAATTAGAGCGACTGTTGTGTGGAGAGTGTGGATTTTGGAAC TCCAATGAGCTTCTGGATCACATCAAGTTTGATCATGGGTACACTGCTAGCAGTCCTCCAGTTGTAAAT TTACTCGAAATTATGAGGGAGTTTGACAGCAAACAACAGAGAGCATTCCTGCAGTTTGTGACTGGTGCACCTAGACTGCCTCCAGGGGGTCTGGCATCTCTAAGCCCAAAGTTAACAATTGTTCGGAAG ACTTGCAGCGGTTGGGTTGACGCTGACCTGCCTAGTGTGATGACATGTGCCAATTATCTGAAGCTACCACCTTACTCTTCAAAA gggaaaatgaaggaaaaactGTTATATGCCATAACTGAAGGACAGGGCTCATTCTACCTTTCATAG